Proteins from one Triticum aestivum cultivar Chinese Spring chromosome 7A, IWGSC CS RefSeq v2.1, whole genome shotgun sequence genomic window:
- the LOC123147784 gene encoding uncharacterized protein isoform X1, whose protein sequence is MMRRDVSYYDLILMIEEVGFQAIDFLYYAKKTRLGSSYLVHIYDEGLVMKMLSDPEIVKAVHLYVSKEKADDHIAPPSKQIDVAPSNHPNESVLLQDGGVSAEGAGQLTMQGPQRPPRRSKRLNVIQVTDQRDDEDGDCNNGEQFPQGHESQALVDEEGQVHNQVDKEVRKRKRTSLPIVWNMPKGQRIVVKCNEDSQPIGDEGAILGKFLGTIARNGGFCPLNINDWRHVKKNSGEETILQCVQTKFVYPRSCEKWILKSIGRDWRKFKSSLKDAFFKPAIEKNPNIKRKALYKLCPEDVDNDQWRGLVKYWKSKKGRALPEKNIISRSLVKDSHNDGTKSYACWGEDMRQADPEKKRPHRSKVYLATHKKKDDADAKNKDRNKRLDRLENLITEQPELAQNLNGRVAWEGDALQEVLGK, encoded by the exons ATGATGAGACGTGATGTCTCGTATTACGACTTAATCTTGATGATCGAAGAAGTTGGCTTTCAGGCAATTGACTTTCTGTACTATGCGAAAAAAACCCGTCTAGGCAGCTCCTACTTAGTTCACATTTATGATGAAGGTCTTGTGATGAAAATGTTGTCCGACCCTGAGATTGTGAAAGCTGTCCATCTGTATGTGTCTAAGGAGAAGGCTGACGATCATATTGCTCCGCCTAGCAAGCAAATTGATGTTGCTCCATCTAACCATCCAAATGAGAGTGTTCTCTTACAGGACGGTGGTGTCTCTGCTGAAGGGGCAGGGCAACTTACTATGCAAGGGCCGCAAA GACCACCACGTAGGTCAAAAAGGTTGAATGTGATTCAGGTTACGGACcaacgtgatgatgaagatggagacTGCAACAATGGTGAGCAATTCCCACAAGGTCATGAATCACAAGCATTGGTCGATGAAGAGGGTCAAGTTCACAATCAAG TAGACAAGGAAGTACGCAAGCGCAAGAGAACAAGCTTGCCAATTGTCTGGAACATGCCAAAGGGGCAGAGAATAGTTGTGAAATGCAATGAAGATAGCCAGCCTATAGGAGATGAAGGTGCAATCTTGGGGAAGTTTCTGGGCACGATTGCTAGAAATGGAGGATTTTGCCCACTAAACATAAATGATTGGCGTCATGTCAAAAAGAATAGTGGTGAGGAAACAATATTGCAGTGCGTGCAG ACAAAGTTCGTGTATCCTCGATCATGTGAAAAATGGATACTCAAATCAATTGGAAGAGACTGGAGGAAATTTAAGTCTAGTTTGAAAGATGCTTTCTTCAAACCCGCCATCGAAAAAAATCCAAACATCAAGCGAAAGGCTTTGTATAAGCTCTGTCCAGAAGATGTGGATAACGATCAATGGCGTGGGCTTGTTAAATATTGGAAGTCCAAAAAAGGAAGG GCCCTTCCTGAGAAGAACATAATTAGTCGTTCCCTCGTGAAGGATTCACATAATGATGGCACAAAGAGTTATGCTTGTTGGGGTGAAGACATG AGGCAAGCTGATCCTGAAAAGAAACGACCACACAGATCAAAGGTTTATTtagcaactcacaagaagaaggACGATGCTGATGCTAAAAATAAAGATAGAAATAAGCGCCTG GATCGATTGGAGAATCTAATAACCGAACAACCAGAGTTGGCACAAAATTTGAATGGAAGAGTCGCATGGGAAGGTGATGCCCTGCAGGAAGTGTTAGGGAAATAA
- the LOC123147784 gene encoding uncharacterized protein isoform X2 yields the protein MMRRDVSYYDLILMIEEVGFQAIDFLYYAKKTRLGSSYLVHIYDEGLVMKMLSDPEIVKAVHLYVSKEKADDHIAPPSKQIDVAPSNHPNESVLLQDGGVSAEGAGQLTMQGPQRPPRRSKRLNVIQVTDQRDDEDGDCNNGEQFPQGHESQALVDEEGQVHNQDKEVRKRKRTSLPIVWNMPKGQRIVVKCNEDSQPIGDEGAILGKFLGTIARNGGFCPLNINDWRHVKKNSGEETILQCVQTKFVYPRSCEKWILKSIGRDWRKFKSSLKDAFFKPAIEKNPNIKRKALYKLCPEDVDNDQWRGLVKYWKSKKGRALPEKNIISRSLVKDSHNDGTKSYACWGEDMRQADPEKKRPHRSKVYLATHKKKDDADAKNKDRNKRLDRLENLITEQPELAQNLNGRVAWEGDALQEVLGK from the exons ATGATGAGACGTGATGTCTCGTATTACGACTTAATCTTGATGATCGAAGAAGTTGGCTTTCAGGCAATTGACTTTCTGTACTATGCGAAAAAAACCCGTCTAGGCAGCTCCTACTTAGTTCACATTTATGATGAAGGTCTTGTGATGAAAATGTTGTCCGACCCTGAGATTGTGAAAGCTGTCCATCTGTATGTGTCTAAGGAGAAGGCTGACGATCATATTGCTCCGCCTAGCAAGCAAATTGATGTTGCTCCATCTAACCATCCAAATGAGAGTGTTCTCTTACAGGACGGTGGTGTCTCTGCTGAAGGGGCAGGGCAACTTACTATGCAAGGGCCGCAAA GACCACCACGTAGGTCAAAAAGGTTGAATGTGATTCAGGTTACGGACcaacgtgatgatgaagatggagacTGCAACAATGGTGAGCAATTCCCACAAGGTCATGAATCACAAGCATTGGTCGATGAAGAGGGTCAAGTTCACAATCAAG ACAAGGAAGTACGCAAGCGCAAGAGAACAAGCTTGCCAATTGTCTGGAACATGCCAAAGGGGCAGAGAATAGTTGTGAAATGCAATGAAGATAGCCAGCCTATAGGAGATGAAGGTGCAATCTTGGGGAAGTTTCTGGGCACGATTGCTAGAAATGGAGGATTTTGCCCACTAAACATAAATGATTGGCGTCATGTCAAAAAGAATAGTGGTGAGGAAACAATATTGCAGTGCGTGCAG ACAAAGTTCGTGTATCCTCGATCATGTGAAAAATGGATACTCAAATCAATTGGAAGAGACTGGAGGAAATTTAAGTCTAGTTTGAAAGATGCTTTCTTCAAACCCGCCATCGAAAAAAATCCAAACATCAAGCGAAAGGCTTTGTATAAGCTCTGTCCAGAAGATGTGGATAACGATCAATGGCGTGGGCTTGTTAAATATTGGAAGTCCAAAAAAGGAAGG GCCCTTCCTGAGAAGAACATAATTAGTCGTTCCCTCGTGAAGGATTCACATAATGATGGCACAAAGAGTTATGCTTGTTGGGGTGAAGACATG AGGCAAGCTGATCCTGAAAAGAAACGACCACACAGATCAAAGGTTTATTtagcaactcacaagaagaaggACGATGCTGATGCTAAAAATAAAGATAGAAATAAGCGCCTG GATCGATTGGAGAATCTAATAACCGAACAACCAGAGTTGGCACAAAATTTGAATGGAAGAGTCGCATGGGAAGGTGATGCCCTGCAGGAAGTGTTAGGGAAATAA
- the LOC123147784 gene encoding uncharacterized protein isoform X4 translates to MMRRDVSYYDLILMIEEVGFQAIDFLYYAKKTRLGSSYLVHIYDEGLVMKMLSDPEIVKAVHLYVSKEKADDHIAPPSKQIDVAPSNHPNESVLLQDGGVSAEGAGQLTMQGPQRPPRRSKRLNVIQVTDQRDDEDGDCNNGEQFPQGHESQALVDEEGQVHNQDKEVRKRKRTSLPIVWNMPKGQRIVVKCNEDSQPIGDEGFCPLNINDWRHVKKNSGEETILQCVQTKFVYPRSCEKWILKSIGRDWRKFKSSLKDAFFKPAIEKNPNIKRKALYKLCPEDVDNDQWRGLVKYWKSKKGRALPEKNIISRSLVKDSHNDGTKSYACWGEDMRQADPEKKRPHRSKVYLATHKKKDDADAKNKDRNKRLDRLENLITEQPELAQNLNGRVAWEGDALQEVLGK, encoded by the exons ATGATGAGACGTGATGTCTCGTATTACGACTTAATCTTGATGATCGAAGAAGTTGGCTTTCAGGCAATTGACTTTCTGTACTATGCGAAAAAAACCCGTCTAGGCAGCTCCTACTTAGTTCACATTTATGATGAAGGTCTTGTGATGAAAATGTTGTCCGACCCTGAGATTGTGAAAGCTGTCCATCTGTATGTGTCTAAGGAGAAGGCTGACGATCATATTGCTCCGCCTAGCAAGCAAATTGATGTTGCTCCATCTAACCATCCAAATGAGAGTGTTCTCTTACAGGACGGTGGTGTCTCTGCTGAAGGGGCAGGGCAACTTACTATGCAAGGGCCGCAAA GACCACCACGTAGGTCAAAAAGGTTGAATGTGATTCAGGTTACGGACcaacgtgatgatgaagatggagacTGCAACAATGGTGAGCAATTCCCACAAGGTCATGAATCACAAGCATTGGTCGATGAAGAGGGTCAAGTTCACAATCAAG ACAAGGAAGTACGCAAGCGCAAGAGAACAAGCTTGCCAATTGTCTGGAACATGCCAAAGGGGCAGAGAATAGTTGTGAAATGCAATGAAGATAGCCAGCCTATAGGAGATGAAG GATTTTGCCCACTAAACATAAATGATTGGCGTCATGTCAAAAAGAATAGTGGTGAGGAAACAATATTGCAGTGCGTGCAG ACAAAGTTCGTGTATCCTCGATCATGTGAAAAATGGATACTCAAATCAATTGGAAGAGACTGGAGGAAATTTAAGTCTAGTTTGAAAGATGCTTTCTTCAAACCCGCCATCGAAAAAAATCCAAACATCAAGCGAAAGGCTTTGTATAAGCTCTGTCCAGAAGATGTGGATAACGATCAATGGCGTGGGCTTGTTAAATATTGGAAGTCCAAAAAAGGAAGG GCCCTTCCTGAGAAGAACATAATTAGTCGTTCCCTCGTGAAGGATTCACATAATGATGGCACAAAGAGTTATGCTTGTTGGGGTGAAGACATG AGGCAAGCTGATCCTGAAAAGAAACGACCACACAGATCAAAGGTTTATTtagcaactcacaagaagaaggACGATGCTGATGCTAAAAATAAAGATAGAAATAAGCGCCTG GATCGATTGGAGAATCTAATAACCGAACAACCAGAGTTGGCACAAAATTTGAATGGAAGAGTCGCATGGGAAGGTGATGCCCTGCAGGAAGTGTTAGGGAAATAA
- the LOC123147784 gene encoding uncharacterized protein isoform X3 produces the protein MMRRDVSYYDLILMIEEVGFQAIDFLYYAKKTRLGSSYLVHIYDEGLVMKMLSDPEIVKAVHLYVSKEKADDHIAPPSKQIDVAPSNHPNESVLLQDGGVSAEGAGQLTMQGPQRPPRRSKRLNVIQVTDQRDDEDGDCNNGEQFPQGHESQALVDEEGQVHNQVDKEVRKRKRTSLPIVWNMPKGQRIVVKCNEDSQPIGDEGFCPLNINDWRHVKKNSGEETILQCVQTKFVYPRSCEKWILKSIGRDWRKFKSSLKDAFFKPAIEKNPNIKRKALYKLCPEDVDNDQWRGLVKYWKSKKGRALPEKNIISRSLVKDSHNDGTKSYACWGEDMRQADPEKKRPHRSKVYLATHKKKDDADAKNKDRNKRLDRLENLITEQPELAQNLNGRVAWEGDALQEVLGK, from the exons ATGATGAGACGTGATGTCTCGTATTACGACTTAATCTTGATGATCGAAGAAGTTGGCTTTCAGGCAATTGACTTTCTGTACTATGCGAAAAAAACCCGTCTAGGCAGCTCCTACTTAGTTCACATTTATGATGAAGGTCTTGTGATGAAAATGTTGTCCGACCCTGAGATTGTGAAAGCTGTCCATCTGTATGTGTCTAAGGAGAAGGCTGACGATCATATTGCTCCGCCTAGCAAGCAAATTGATGTTGCTCCATCTAACCATCCAAATGAGAGTGTTCTCTTACAGGACGGTGGTGTCTCTGCTGAAGGGGCAGGGCAACTTACTATGCAAGGGCCGCAAA GACCACCACGTAGGTCAAAAAGGTTGAATGTGATTCAGGTTACGGACcaacgtgatgatgaagatggagacTGCAACAATGGTGAGCAATTCCCACAAGGTCATGAATCACAAGCATTGGTCGATGAAGAGGGTCAAGTTCACAATCAAG TAGACAAGGAAGTACGCAAGCGCAAGAGAACAAGCTTGCCAATTGTCTGGAACATGCCAAAGGGGCAGAGAATAGTTGTGAAATGCAATGAAGATAGCCAGCCTATAGGAGATGAAG GATTTTGCCCACTAAACATAAATGATTGGCGTCATGTCAAAAAGAATAGTGGTGAGGAAACAATATTGCAGTGCGTGCAG ACAAAGTTCGTGTATCCTCGATCATGTGAAAAATGGATACTCAAATCAATTGGAAGAGACTGGAGGAAATTTAAGTCTAGTTTGAAAGATGCTTTCTTCAAACCCGCCATCGAAAAAAATCCAAACATCAAGCGAAAGGCTTTGTATAAGCTCTGTCCAGAAGATGTGGATAACGATCAATGGCGTGGGCTTGTTAAATATTGGAAGTCCAAAAAAGGAAGG GCCCTTCCTGAGAAGAACATAATTAGTCGTTCCCTCGTGAAGGATTCACATAATGATGGCACAAAGAGTTATGCTTGTTGGGGTGAAGACATG AGGCAAGCTGATCCTGAAAAGAAACGACCACACAGATCAAAGGTTTATTtagcaactcacaagaagaaggACGATGCTGATGCTAAAAATAAAGATAGAAATAAGCGCCTG GATCGATTGGAGAATCTAATAACCGAACAACCAGAGTTGGCACAAAATTTGAATGGAAGAGTCGCATGGGAAGGTGATGCCCTGCAGGAAGTGTTAGGGAAATAA